The Candidatus Methylomirabilis lanthanidiphila genome contains a region encoding:
- a CDS encoding MutS2 protein, which translates to MSHKTDNIGHNQEQPFEEPVRLPIEEVLDLHTFAPKEIASVVEEYLWQCRQAGMPQVRLVHGKGTGTQRAIIRRLLTNHPDVLSFADAPAEAGGWGATMVRLKPY; encoded by the coding sequence TTGTCGCACAAAACAGACAACATTGGTCATAACCAGGAGCAACCCTTTGAGGAGCCGGTCAGGCTGCCGATCGAGGAGGTCCTTGACCTGCACACCTTTGCGCCGAAGGAGATTGCCTCGGTGGTTGAGGAGTATCTCTGGCAGTGCCGTCAAGCAGGGATGCCGCAAGTGCGGCTGGTTCATGGGAAGGGGACTGGCACGCAGCGGGCGATCATCCGGCGGCTTCTGACAAACCATCCCGATGTCCTGTCGTTTGCCGATGCGCCAGCAGAGGCCGGGGGATGGGGAGCCACCATGGTGAGATTAAAACCTTACTAG